TTGAACTTGGACGCCCCCTGCCACTTTGTTCTTATCTCACTCACAATTTGAAtgctttcttctgtttctttttttttcgtaGCTTATCCCCCGCCCAAACTTGGTCAACCTTTGAATTTGAGAGATAGataatttgtaaataaatatttgtttaacTGCTGTCATTAtcatctctcttttttttttttttttttgaataattgtgACAGCTACATTCTTTGTATATTGTGggtattttttattattcaacACTGCAACAATGTTGTTCCACATAGATTTATGAGTTCAACTTATTATCTATTGGGTTCGGTATCACAGATTGCTTTTAACCTTTTGGTTAATTCGATGTATTAAGAATGGTGCCTAGCCAAGCAGCTGAGGCATCTCTTCGAGTGTCTCAACTTTATTAGGAAGCTGTGCATGGTTTTGAGGTGTGAGGTGTGACTATGAGCCATCATAGAAGATTGTTCAACTTGGGATTGTTTTTTTGGTCTACCTAGGTTGTGCCTGTGTCTTTACTGCTGATTGTAACTTATATCTTCATATACTGTTAATAATATTCCGCTTCCTCTGACGCAAGTTGTTTagaatttattattttcttttgattcagGTTACCAAGTCCTCTGATTTTGTATCTATTGTAGAAGAAAATCGTACCAAGATACATGTAAAGCTAATATTTACCGATGCTGGAAGCATTTAGAATCGCCTTGGAGTTGAGAGCCTGATCGAATTGTACTTTGGTAAGCTATTATATGATTTATATCATAACTGGTGCCTTGCGGCATGGAACTGCTGTTACTTGTGACTTAAGTTGCAACTGCATGCAGCTGTATTTTCTGAGAAATGTCTACTCGCTTTTTATTTGTATACAATTTACTAGAGAGCATTTGTTTTGTCTGTATTATTGACTCTGAACATTGTTCTGTTAGATTATGAGTAGCGCACTAAATTGAGCATCAGAGATTGCTTTTAACTTTTATTGGTTGTTTGGTTGTACCTAGGTGGAGGATGGGAATAATGATCTGCCAATATCTGATAGTAATCCCAGCTCGACCAACTTCCAAACAGGTCTCACTTCCCTATTAATGCGACAGAGTGATAGACTGAAATCGAATCACTGACATCTTCGAACCTGCCTTAAAGATTCTGTACTTATATGCAGAGAGGATAAGCACtacatcttccttcatcaacAGAATCTTCCCTGTAGTTTGTCCGCCAAACAAAGACAGCACGAGCTGAAATGAGTGAACTGTTGACTAGCTTGTTGTCAAAGACGGATACATTAACTGCCACCGTACCAGTGACTGTTCCAGGAATGAAGGTACGAATAACAAACATCTTCATTACATTGTTCTTGCACCTTCACATCAGTTGAGCATCAAGCATTGTCTTTGTAGCTATTAGCTAGGCAGCTCATGGCTTCCTCACATACTGAACTGAACTCCCTATCAGCTTTAATTACTTCTGCGGCTTGATTTCTTAAACATACAGGTAATTGCAGAGCAGTGTGGTTACTATATATGTTTGTCTGCAATGTCTGATTTGCGTATGAAGTCTCTGGGCTTATTAGCCAATTTAAGTTGCTTATATACAGGAAATGATGATTCTCGGTCATGTATAGAGCTGAAAGGATTCTGGACTTCTCAAGGACAAGATGATCCTCACCTCCTCAGGTTTGTCTTTCTCTTGCACTGACATTTCAGATACAAAATTTTCAATAAATACTCGGATAGTTTATAAATTGTAATTGATTATCCTCTTCAAATTCAGGTTATACAATTCTTCTATTTACATAATTTGGCATATAGTGTAGATGCTACTACATTGAAACTTGAAGCATTAAGAATGGCATTGGAGTTTATGGGATGCTAATTTGGTATGCTGCATATAATTATAATAATAGCATAACTTGAAGTTCTTCGTTTTCATGCTGGAGTGATTAGCTATGTTACTAATTTCTTTTTACCTTTTTCATTAATCAGATACCGAGGTTGGAGTAGCTTAGTCAGGCAGCTGAGCATCTTATctaattatgtatatattgTAGATGAGAATCGCACCAGGCTACTTGTACTGCTCATATTGAAGCTTGATGCATTCAGAATGGCATCAGACTATCAGAGTTTGGTAAGCTACGTGCATACCTTTTTGTATATTATATCATAACTTGaagtttttggttttcaagTTGGACTGATTAGCTATGTCACAGAAAATCTTTTGGTTAATCACATGGGCCGATGATGGAGCTGAGTCAAGAGCATCTCTTCCAAGCGTCTGGACTTTATTAGAGTTATTGGGAAGGTATGCAAGGTTGTAACAATGACCTGCCATCGGACAATTTAGACTTGAGATTGTTCCTTTGGTCTATACTAGATCCTGCTAGCTTGTGTGTCATTCTGCTGATTTAACTTCTAATAGGAGATTCTCTTTTGCAGAGGATGGGGCAAATGAGCATGCATCCAATACTTGATCGGAAGTCAAACTGCTATTCGTCAAGTTCCTAAACTCTGAAATTCACCCTCTCAGTCTACTTCACAAGTTTCCTGAACCAGCTCTGAGTAGAGAGGGTCTTGGGGAAGGATGGAAAGGGTTTGTGTACTCTTTACAAGAGGTTTATGACAAGAATGGTGCTTTGGAGAAGATACGGAGCTTGAATGGTCACGATGATGGCAACTCGATTTACGAATCTGTTGTGGTGTTCCACAGCAGAGGTGAGGAAAAAGACGGATGCCGAGTCGGAGAGAAGATTTGCTCAGTTTAGGTAGGCAGTCTGTGAGTTTGGTAACTAGTTGCATTATGACTAGTGAGTAGTTGTAATCACCTATTGATTTACTGTCATTTTGATCGACATTTTATGTAATTACTCAGTATTCAGTATTCTACTTATCAGGCTTTTGCATGAAATTACGTACTCATACCAACCTCGAGCAGTTTTGAGAATGAGAATGAAGTATCTTCTGTTCAATTGATGATGATAACTGAATAGAAAATACTTACAATTTTGACTTTGTTCTGAACTGATGCGCATCTCTCGAGTGCATCAATACACAACCTTTTTTCCAGAAGAAAACcacataaaaaaaagagaggaagttTTTCTCGCAAAAGACAAAACCTtgaacctatatatatatatatatatagttgaacAATTATACTGCATTTTATATACACACACCCATTCACTAAATACACATCCCTTCTTTAAAATATTAAACATGTTAAACAAGAATCTAATTTGATTTTCTGCGGAAATTTGAGTTAAAATATCGAGAACTTTTTGAAACTAGGGTTGCCGCCTCTGTTTCTAGGGTTTTCTACAGTGCCGATCTTCGGCTTCAGTAGGTGCTCGACACCTTGCCTCCACACCAtgaattgtttgatttggaattgCCAAGGTATTGTGAACAGAGGAACTCGTCATGCCCTCAAGTTATTGATTCAGAAGCATAAGTCGTGCTTGGTGTTTCTTAGTGAAACCCATTGCACCAAACAGCAGCATAAGACACTCCTTCGATCGGTGGGACTCCCTCACATCACTCATTTTGATCGGGTGGATAGAGCAGGAGGTCTGGCATTGATGTGGGATGATTCGATCTCTGTCCAGGTGAGAGATGTGAACAGGTATTTCATTGATGCGATGGTGAAAGGGCCAGACAACATGGAATGGCGTTTCACCGGCTTCTACGGGCACCCGGAAACTGGTCAACGCCATGTCTCTCAGGATTTACTGCGATCCTTGGCCCGTGATCCGGCGGAGAAATGGATTGTTGTTGGAGATTTTAACAAGATCTTGGACCTGGGGGAAAAGTCAGGCGGTCGGCTTCGAAGTCAAGGCCAGATGCAGGTGTTCCGGCAAGCTTTGTCGGACCGTAACTTGGAGGACATGGGAGCTGCTGGTGGTATCTACACGTGGAGCAGTCCCGGCATCAAAGAGCATTTGGACAGAGTTTAGTTTCTCTAGGGTGGTGAACTTGCACCCTAGTCGTTCTGATCATGTTCCCATTCTTCTGGAAATGCGTCGTGAGCCGCCGTAGCTGGAAAGACGGAGAAGGCGGTTCTGCTTTGAGGAAATGTGGTGTGCTCATGAAGGTTTTGCACAGAAGGTGGAGGAAGTATGGAGTGAGTCTTATAATGGGAACCCTATGCTTTAGTTATGTCGGAAAATAAGAGGAGTTGGAAACCAGTTGTTGACTTAGGATCACACTGTTTTCCGAAGCCGGAGGGAGGAGGTGGAGGTAGTTCGCTCACAGCTTAACACCCTATTACAGAAGCCATTTGATCAAGATGACCAAGAAGCTAAGCAGCAACTTTCCAGAAGATTGAACGAATTGATGTCGATAGATGAGACTTACTAGCGTCAACGTTCACGTGCAATATGGCTCAAAGATGGAGATAGGAACTACAAATTTTTCCATAAGAGAGCCTCTAATCGACAACAAAAAAATTAAGTCAAGGGTCTCTTTGATGACAATGGTGTCTGGCAGGATTCACAAAATGGGATCGATAAAGTTGTTTTGGATTATTTCCAATCTATTTTTAGTTCTCAGCCTTTAGATTTGGAAGCTCAGGAGATGGTACTACAAACCATTGCGCTAAGGGTTACGGATTCAATGAACGAGACCTTATTGGCTCCGTATAACATGGAGGAGATCCAAGACGCTCTTTTTCAAATGCACCCGTCCAAAGCTCCGGGGCCTGATGGTAtgtctcctttcttttttcagaaATATTGGGACTTGGTGGGTCATAAAGTGAGTAATGTTGTTATGTCTATGTTGACTAAATTGGAGATGCCCCCGGATTTGAACTTTACTCATGTGGTTTTGATTCCAAAAATTAAGGAAGTGGTGAATATGTCGCACTTGAGACCCATAGCTTTGTGCAATGTCATTTATAAGATTGCTTCCAAAGTTGTTGCTAACAGGTTGAAGAGCTTTCTACTAGCTCTTATTTCCTCTCAACAGAGTGCTTTTGTACCAGATCGCCTAATCTTTGAAAATATACTTGTGGCTTTAGAGGTGGCTCACTACATGCATAAATTGAAGCGGGATTAGGAGGGCTTTTTGGCTCTTAAGTTGGACATTAGCAAAGCCTATGATAGGTTGGAGTGGAGTTTTTTGCAGAAAATTATGCTCAAGATGGGTTTTGCTAGTCAATGGGTGGAACTGATTATGTTTTTTTTGTCCACGGTACGTTATTCCTTTCTCATTAGTGGCAATGCCAGGGGTTTCATTGCTCCGCAGCGAGGTCTAAGGCAAGGTGACCCTATCTCACCCTACTTTTTCCTGCTATGTGCTGAAGGTATATCGGCTCTTATTTGTCATGCTGTTTCTAGTGGTCAATGGCAGGGGTTATGCATTTGTGATGGGGCTCCTGTTATTAGTCACTTGCTCTTTGCTGATGATAGCATGTTATATTCCTATGCTAGTCCTCAGGACTGTTATCTTATTCGTCAGTTACTTAATATTTATGAGAAAGCATCGGGGCAACAAGTTAACTTGCAGAAAAGTAATGTGGTGTTCAGTAGGAGTGTGCTTCCCCACTTGCGTGAAAATATGGCGAATATTCTGGGAGTTCAGATGGTAGACAAGCATGAGAAATACCTAGGTATCCCAACTCTAGTAGGCCGGTCCAAGACAGATACATTTGCCTATATTAAAGACAACTTGTCAAAGAAACTGACAGGATGGTGGTCTAAATTATTAAGCAGCGCTGGTAGAGAGATCTTAATCAAGGTAGTAGCTCAGGCTATGCCTCTATATACGATGAATTGTTATCTGCTACCTCAGTCTCTTATTCAGGAACTTCACCAATTATGTGCTCAGTTTTCGTGGGGTAGTACGGAGGAGAAGCGGTCTATGCATTGGCGTGCTTGGGATGCTTTATGTAAACCCAAGAGCATGGGAGGTATGGGCTTTCGACATTTATTTGCTTTTAATCTTGTCATGTTAGCAAAGCAAGGGTGGAGGTTAATCCAAAACCCGGATTCTTTAATTGGCCAGCTTTTAAAAGCTTTGTATTTTCCCCATTGTAATTTTTGGGAAGCAACTTTGGGGGCACAACCCTCTTATGCTTGGAGGAGTATCGTGCAAGGTAGAGATATTCTACGGGAAGGTATCCGAAGACATATTGGCAATGGGACAACCACTAATATTTGGGCAGATCCCTGGCTAATGGGGGAGGCCTTGAGTTTGTATAGGTCTGATCGAGCTACTGTGGTTGCGGATCTGTTTCTTGCTCCAGGTGTGTGGGACACTACTCTTTTATGTCATTTATTCCCTACACATATTGTTCAGAAGATACAGGCACTCCCACTTAGCCCTCAGAACCATGCAGACAGATGGATTTGGGATGCTGACAGAAAAGGCAGATTTACAGTGAAGTCTGCTTATCATATTGCTAGGTGCAGGATTCTTGAAGAGGAGCCTTCTAATCCTAACCCTAGTGCAGTTCTTTGGAAACAATTATGGAATGCCCCCGTGCCAGTTAATGTGAAGGTTTGTGCTTGGAAGGCGGCCTCTAATATTCTTCCTACACGAAGTAGGCTTAGTGAAAGAGGTATTGATATTGATACCCAATGTCCGTTTTGTGATGAAGAAGTTGAGTCCCCAATTCATGTCCTACGTGATTGTCCCTATGCAGTTAGTATGCTCCAGGTAGCTCATATTCCTAATCTCCCAGGTGCCTCTTGTGTTGCGGATTGGTTGGTATCCATTTACTCACAGGCCCCTGCAGTTTTTGCTCCTTTATTGATGACCATCTGGGCTACTTGGCGTAACAGAAATTCCTGGATTTGGGATGAGGAGTGCAAGTTGGCTACTGATATTGTGCCAATAACATTGGGTTGGTGGGAGGATTACAAGGCTGCACGCACTCCCTCACCTTATGTTCATAGATTAGGGTCTTTAACCCAATGGAAAAAGCCTCCTATTGGTTTTATTAAATTGAACGTTGATGCGGCCTTTTGTTTGGATTCGGGTATCACAGGATTGGGAGGTGTTTTCAGAGACCATGAAGGAGTTGTGTTGGGGGGCTTTTGACACACAGTAATGGTGTCTAGTTCTGCCCGCCATGCGGAGTTGTTGGCTTTGATTCTAGGAGTGCAGTTGGCTATTGATAAGCATTTAACACCAGTGATAGTGGAAACAGATTGTATGGATTTGGTTCAAGCTATCTCTGGCTCTTCCCTTGATCAATCGGAGTTGGGGTTCTTAATTGATGACCTGCGAAACTTGTTGCATGCTGCTTTAGATGCTAAAGTAGTTTTTGGTAATAGGCAGGTTAATCTAGTAGCGCATACTTTGGCGCAGGAGGCCAAAGCTGGTCAATTTGGTATTGATTTCTTTACCAACATCCCTCCAAGTGTGGAGGTTCTAATTTTCTCTGATTGTAATGACGTTTCATCAATGAATTAGTCTTctatttccctcaaaaaaaaaaatacacctcccttcttttttaatttatttaatgaCCACATTAACcttcaattgaaaaaaaaaaaaacaaaaaaaagaatgaaagactCCGTCGAGATTGGAGGACGACAACAACATCGCAGTCCCTGAGAAGTAGTATAGATGTTGATGGGCAACTATGGTTAGTAAGTTTATAAAGCCTATATGGTATAATTGGTATTGGCACTTCTATATTGATTTGTATCATTACATCTCCATATAATTAGACAAGTATGATTAGCTGTGGCTTCCATGCATGGTGTTTGACGAGACAAGACGAGAGAAGGACGCGAGGTTAACCATGTGAAGGAGTGTGGCAGTGGAAGGCTGCGAGCGTTGTCGATGGGAGGTAGGTGGTGAACTGGTGAATGATTTGAAACAATtgttataattaattcttttaataaaatgaAGAGGGTATATAAGGAAGcttaaagaaaaagttggacAAAAAATTGAAGGGGTGTGTATTAAAAAATTATGGTTGCGTATATATAATTGCTCGTGGTGAATTCTCTGATCctgggaaagagagagagagagagagagagacagtttGGCATTTCCAGCTGATACTCTGAAATCATGTTTTCAAATATTGCAATAAATTACAAAAACCAATACTTTTCCATACATGAGCAAAATTTTTCTACAGCCATTTTACAACAATCAACAACTACCTGATTTAATAGCCTATTTACAATGTCAAAAATAAACCATGCGGGTCCAAAAATCATAGCAAGCACACTTTGAGATGCCCTGAAAAAAGGGACACACTGTGATGCCCACAACATAAAATGGAATTAGAGATCATAGCATTCAGTGATTTCAGTCTACCCTCCAAAACCCTCTCGTATAGTCCCCACTGAACATACAGGACAAGAGACAAGATTCAATTACGTCCTCGTTCTCGTCGCTGTCAGGATAATGAAACTCTATGTTAGGGAATGCGAAAAAATATTATAATCGAGTATGTTATAATCGCTCTCTGTTCACTATATTTTTGTTGCTGGAATTGAAATTTCCAGCTCGAGATCCTTGCTCAACTGATGAAGGCACAGAATCTCTAGAATTAACTCCACGGATATTCGCCATTGATGTCATAAATGTGCGATTCATAGACAACTTTTTGGGCATTACTTTATTCACATTTCTGGCAGGCTGTCCCAACTTGTTTGGTTTTGCAAGTGAAGAAATGGGTGGTTTTCCATTAGCATTCCCTCGAGCCATATTACTTTTAGTTTGTAAAGCTTTTAGTTTCCCACGGTCTGTTTCTTCAGAATCACTCTGACTGTCATCATCTGAGAAGCTTATCACAAGATTATTGTTGGGCCCCGAGTGGGCACGTGGAGGACGCCATCCAGGTGTAGCAGGTTTTAACGGTACTCTGTTCGCATCATTGCTCTTCTGGGATTTTTTTTGATATGGATTGAGTAATGTCCtccttttttttataatatttttattGTGAAAATTGATGTTTTGCCCTTCTTGTAGGCCATGCTTTCAGGGCCAACTCGGCTTGTGACGTCATGTTTggagtcaaatttaaaatttggaTGTGGATGATGGAAATTGGAAGTGCAGGATCCATCGTGATTAAACCAAAACATATCAGGGACCAAACTAatgtttgccccaaagttggaatgggcaaactgaatttagtcctattAAATATTATAATTAAGTGTACCTCAATGATGATTGGCCTCTGATGCCGCAAGATCAATAACTATTGGTTCGTTTTTGAAGAATTGTGAGGAACAAGTGAATCTCAGTCATAAGTATTAAATTCAAATGTTGAAATTAAAACAACTTAATACTAtaaatttattctcaaatgtGATATTCATTTGTCAATTACACTTTCTTAAAATGTTATTTAGATAAGCAGCTCAGTTGCTACTTATATGATCTTTGCACATTCTAGATTTATTGCCTAGTGACAAGGAACTTCAATTTGTTAGGTCACTATCAGACTTTTGGAGGTAGAATACGGGTTGTGGCAGTATAtgtattttttgtaattttgaaaGGGTTtcatttttaggtttttggtaagcttgagtttttttttttttggcaaagtcTTGAACTAAGGTTTAGAGTCTTGATATTGTGCCATTGCTATGTCGTATCAACAGAGGTTTTTACCATATGTTGTATTCTAGGTATTTTCTTGTCGTTAGTGTGTTGGTGAGCTACTCTTGCACTTGGTTTGACTGTTTTGGGACAATCTAGGGAATATGATAAtgtttttcttgattttgacTATGAGGACGTATCATGGCTCTCGAGattaatggtttttttttttttttttgattagtGGTTTGTTAGCAGTGCCTAAGAAATGCTAGTTATTATGGTTGGAGTTCCTCTCTTCTGTTTGATGTTTATGAGAATATACCTAATTACTTTTAGGGACACATAGTGCTACCATATTACGCAACTTACACCACTAAGTATGATGTTATGATCCTTTGAAATATGTTTTCTAACAGTGCAAACGACATTGGATAACTTATGATTATTATTGATGAAAATTAGAGTACCAATTAAGAATAACAATGAATGATATAATTAACATACCTTTGCCATTAATGGTACACCTCCGCACTTCTTAGCAATCTCTTTACCAGCTATCTCCTGCTCTTTGGACATAGGAGCACTCCCAACTGAAAATGCTTTATCCTTCATTATGAGCCAACATTCATCATCTGATAATCTTCTCAAATCACACCTAGGAAGGGTCTCCATGACTTTTGCAACTTTGTCACTACGGGTGGTAACAATTATGCTACTTGCTCGACTATCTTCAACAGTTGACAAACAATTCTTCAACTCTTCCCATTTCCGAGGATCTTCGCTCCAAACATCATCAAGTACAAGAAggtatcttttctttttcaactctTTTTGAATGAGATTACAAATCTTCTCCTTACCTTGTATTGCAGCTTCCTCTAATTTTAGAGATTCCAAAATCCTCCTTAAGATTGTCTTGACTTCAAAAGAAGTAGATACACACACCCATATTCTTACATGGAAGTGTTTATCAATCTTAGATTCATGAAATATTGATTTAGCCAAAGTTGT
Above is a genomic segment from Rosa chinensis cultivar Old Blush chromosome 3, RchiOBHm-V2, whole genome shotgun sequence containing:
- the LOC121052123 gene encoding uncharacterized protein LOC121052123 isoform X2 — encoded protein: MSELLTSLLSKTDTLTATVPVTVPGMKVIAEQCGYYICLSAMSDLRMKSLGLLANLSCLYTGNDDSRSCIELKGFWTSQGQDDPHLLRYRGWSSLVRQLSILSNYVYIVDENRTRLLVLLILKLDAFRMASDYQSLKIFWLITWADDGAESRASLPSVWTLLELLGRGWGK
- the LOC121052123 gene encoding uncharacterized protein LOC121052123 isoform X1, coding for MSELLTSLLSKTDTLTATVPVTVPGMKVIAEQCGYYICLSAMSDLRMKSLGLLANLSCLYTGNDDSRSCIELKGFWTSQGQDDPHLLRYRGWSSLVRQLSILSNYVYIVDENRTRLLVLLILKLDAFRMASDYQSLKIFWLITWADDGAESRASLPSVWTLLELLGRYARGWGK
- the LOC112192333 gene encoding putative disease resistance protein RGA3 isoform X1 encodes the protein MKKKVKSFFSHNNPIAFHFKMAHKIKRINKSLLDLNDEAAGLIGLVARIQADATSQDVEVPDRETISKFYNDEKLIIGREEVVSDIVKTLTKSNDSAENYPPVLAIVGMAGLGKTTLAKSIFHESKIDKHFHVRIWVCVSTSFEVKTILRRILESLKLEEAAIQGKEKICNLIQKELKKKRYLLVLDDVWSEDPRKWEELKNCLSTVEDSRASSIIVTTRSDKVAKVMETLPRCDLRRLSDDECWLIMKDKAFSVGSAPMSKEQEIAGKEIAKKCGGVPLMAKCKRKTNLRR
- the LOC112192333 gene encoding putative disease resistance protein RGA3 isoform X2, translated to MKKKVKSFFSHNNPIAFHFKMAHKIKRINKSLLDLNDEAAGLIGLVARIQADATSQDVEVPDRETISKFYNDEKLIIGREEVVSDIVKTLTKSNDSAENYPPVLAIVGMAGLGKTTLAKSIFHESKIDKHFHVRIWVCVSTSFEVKTILRRILESLKLEEAAIQGKEKICNLIQKELKKKRYLLVLDDVWSEDPRKWEELKNCLSTVEDSRASSIIVTTRSDKVAKVMETLPRCDLRRLSDDECWLIMKDKAFSVGSAPMSKEQEIAGKEIAKKCGGVPLMAKRRERGRN